The window GCATTCTCATGCGGAATTATCGCACGAAGAACGGCGAGATCGACCTCATTGCGGAGGATCACGGTACGCTTGTTTTTATCGAAGTGAAGACACGTAGCAGTGTGCGCTATGGGACGCCTGCCGAGGCAGTGAATTACAAAAAGAGGCAGAAGATTATACAGACGGCATATTGGTATTTACGCGCACAGCATAGGGAGGATGCTGTCTGTCGTTTTGATGTGCTTGAGGTATATGCGGCCGGTGACAGTTGGACCGTACATCAGATCAGGAATGCATTCGAAGCATAGGGAATCGCTGATACATAGACTCTCAGGGCTTCCTTTCATCAAAGTAAGGACAGGCGCTTCGCGGGACACGAAAAAACGGTACGAAATTTCATTAGAGGGTCGGACATCGTTCTTCCCGGATTTTGACCCCCTTTCGAGTATCATCGAACTTTTCAGTCTTGACAATCTTCACCGCAGTGCCTACTATGAGAATAGAAGGAAATGAGGAGGCTATGGGCGCGGTGAGGACAATCAAGAAGGACATTCCTGCGGAATATGGTGTACTGATTCAGAAACTTCGTCTGATCGACGATACGTTTTTCAACGTATGTTTTGACAACTACGTCGAGGGAATGCAGCTCCTGCTGCGTATCTTCTTCGGACGCGACGATCTCGTTGTCAAGCATGTCGTCACGCAGCAGAGTGCGGACAATCTCTATGGTCGCGGCGTGCGTTTTGATGTATTGGCGGAGGACAGCGAGGGAAAGCTCTACGACTGCGAGGTGCAGCGTGCCAACGAAGGAGCGATCCCGCGTCGGGCGCGATACAACAGCAGCATGATGGACGCGCGAGAATTGGCAAAAGGAGAGGATTTTTCCAAACTGCCAGAAACATGGGTGATTTTCATCACGGAAAATGACATCTACGGAGCTGGCTGCCCTCTGTACCATGTGGAGCGAATCATCCAAGAGCTTCAGCGACCGTTTGATGATGGAGCACATATCCTCTACGTCAACGGCGCGAATCGTGATGATACGCCGCTCGGGCGATTGATGCAGGATTTCTTCTGTGAGAATCCCCGAAAGATGAATTATAAGGAACTTGCCCAAAGAGCGGATTACTTTAAGGCAGAAGCAGAGGGGGTACACACTATGTGCGAACTGATGGAAAAATTCGGCGAGAGGAAATTGGAAGAGGGACGTATGGAGGGACGTGTCGAATCGGCTCGTCGGACGGCGGCGG of the Selenomonas dianae genome contains:
- a CDS encoding YraN family protein; amino-acid sequence: MNNKKLGDRGESCAAEYLQRQGCRILMRNYRTKNGEIDLIAEDHGTLVFIEVKTRSSVRYGTPAEAVNYKKRQKIIQTAYWYLRAQHREDAVCRFDVLEVYAAGDSWTVHQIRNAFEA
- a CDS encoding PD-(D/E)XK nuclease family transposase — translated: MRTIKKDIPAEYGVLIQKLRLIDDTFFNVCFDNYVEGMQLLLRIFFGRDDLVVKHVVTQQSADNLYGRGVRFDVLAEDSEGKLYDCEVQRANEGAIPRRARYNSSMMDARELAKGEDFSKLPETWVIFITENDIYGAGCPLYHVERIIQELQRPFDDGAHILYVNGANRDDTPLGRLMQDFFCENPRKMNYKELAQRADYFKAEAEGVHTMCELMEKFGERKLEEGRMEGRVESARRTAAALIALGKLTLSQIADATQLSREEVERLAGSTGA